In Nicotiana tabacum cultivar K326 chromosome 10, ASM71507v2, whole genome shotgun sequence, the DNA window CGATCTCTTAAAGAAATTGCTTTCGATTGGTACACAGATCTTGAACCTGGTTCAATCGATAGTTGGGAGCAACTGGAGCAAGAATTTCTTATTTGCTTCTACAACACAAGGCACATTGTGAGCATGATTGAACTTACAAATGCTCGCCAGGGGAATGAAGAGCCAGTTATTGACTTTATCAATCGCTGGAGGAGcttaagcctcaactgcaaaaACCGTCTTAGCGAAACTTCTAGCATCGAAATGTGCATCCAAGGTATGCATTGGGGCCttcgctacatcttgcaaggaaTAAAGCCTAAAACCTTTGAAGATTTGGCCACATATGCTCATGATATGGAATTGAGTACAGCCACAAGTGGAGACCAAAGGTTTCCTGGCTTTGAGCCTCGTGATGAAATAGAAGTAGACGATGCTGAGAATGGGGGAAAATATTCATCTGAAGATGAAACTAAATAGTCCATGCATGTTACAATGCTCCTTAACGCATAAGCTTAAACTAAAAATCATGATGCTCTTtaacgcacgagcctaaactgcatgttgctaCGCTCCTTAAcgtatgagcctaaactgcaagtctcAACGCTCCCTGATgtatgagcctaaactgcaagtctcAACGCTCTCTGActcatgagcctaaactgcaagtcaccACACTCCTTGATGTGTGGGTCTAAATTGCAAGTTGCAAAATACTCCTTGACGCATGAGTCTAAACTACAAGTTGCAAAATACTCCTCGACGCATGAGCCTAAATTGCATGTTGCAATGCTCTTTGATACACGAGCCTAAACTGTATGTCACAAAGTTTCTCAAATTTGAGCCAAATCTTTAAGTTATAAAGCTCCACAAATTCAAGCTAAAGtcttcaagttgcaaagctcttcaaattcgagcaaaagtcttcaagttgcaaagctcttcaaatttgagcaaagACCTCAAGTTCCAAAGCTCTTCAGATACGAGCTAAGACTTCAAGtcgcaaagctcttcaaattcgagcaaaagTCTTCAAGTTGCAAAGATCTTCAAATCGAGCAAAGACTTCAAGTTACAAACTCTTCAAATTTGAGCAAGTTTTCAAGatgtaaagctcttcaaatttgagcaaTGTCTTCAAGTTCCTATACTTCTTGTCCGCACGAGTATAAACTGcgtacaaaaagagaaaaaaaacttaTACTTTATATGAACTACGtaatgacttgatcctctttgCTGGGGTACGTAGGCAACTTAGagttcattctaagttcagtcacttaagcaaaaaaaaaatcaattcctTTTCACGATAGCCAAAGAGGATGCTAGCTCCATGTATGCACCATGCGCTTTTTTGGGCAAGTTAAAGAAGAAATTACTCCACATCAAAGCTTAAAGGATGATACGCCATGTTTGCTTTCATCCAGCCACATTGAAAAAAATGCTTCATGTGCTTCTTTCAATAAGGGTTGAAGGACGAGATGCTTTGCTAGCTCCATAACTCGGAGTATGGAGCACTACATGTATCTTTTCATCAAGTCATGAGAAGGACGTTCTTCACAAACTTCCTCACCAAATTGCAAAAAGATGTGGTTCCGCACAAAAGCTTGAAGGTTAAGATACTCCATGCATTTCTCCGATAAATTGCAAGAAAAGGTGGTTCCATGCCAAAGATTGCAGGATGGATGCGTCCCATACTTGCTCACAAAGGATGAAAGAGTAGTACTCCAAATGTCGATCTTGCCAAGCCACAAAGGATGGGATGCGTCACATGCTTTCTCGCCAAAGGTGAAAAGGAGTCGCTCCAAATGTCCCCTTCTCTAAGCTGCAAAAGTAGGAACACGCCATGAAATTCTCTCGCCCAGCCGTAATAAAGAGACGAATGGTTCGTTCCCAATCATGTGTACCTCTAGTGAATCTTCTTATGGATATCAAGATTGCTAATATTCTCTCAAAAAACTGCAAAAGAGAAAAGATTTTAGCGCTTCCTGGTGCCAATGGCACGAAGCTTTTGGTTATGTTTCTTTGATCAGTGCCAACGACGCAGAGCTTAACAAGTACCGGTGTCAACGACACGATGCTTCAATGCGGATGGTAAATATTGTGACATGCACTTCTCTGCCAAACCTTAAAGGATGAAATGCTCCATAAATTATTTTGTCAAAGCTGCGAGAAGGATGCTCCATGAACTTTTTCGCTAAGTTGCAAGAAAAGATAATACACGCCAAGGCTCGATGGATGAAAAGTTCCACGCACCTCCTCGCTTGCAGAAGAGATAGTGTTGATCATTTACTTCTTCAAGGATCTAGGATGGAGAACTCGCCATAGACTTCTTCGCCAAATTGCAAGAAGAGGGCGCCATGAAACTCCTTCTAAGGCAGGGATGGAATGCGCGCCGTAATTGTGTGTTTGCCAAACCTCGACTGAAAAGGTGGATGCACCAAACTTTTTCCCTCCAATGCGACAAAGATGAGGATGAGCCAAGTTTTCCCTAGCCAAACCTGCAAAAAAAGTATGctgcccaaaaaaaaaatataatcctCCTGATTTCTGAGCTTGATTCAAAAACTTATTGTGACGAGATCAAAAAGGTGAGGGCTTCAAGTTTTATATGTATTGTAGCCCTTGTATTCTTCTTTTCAGCGGTACAAACGGCTCATGATTTGGACCCTCCTATCTCGAGATATGATGTTTTCGGCAAGAGTGTGCAAAGCTGAAAGAGTCAGTACGGCAGAACTCGTCATATAACTTCTGAATAGTATCTGAGACGATCTAGGAGCAACTGGATTGTGATATTTAAAGAAGTCGTAGTTCGGAAAGTCTAGTTTCCGTAGCCACAAACCGCTCGTGATTTCGATGCTTCTATaccaagatatgaattttttggttAAGACGCGCAAAGCTGAAATGTCGAGCGTGACAGAACTTGAACCaagttgtgacgacccgacccgtcgtctcctGTAATTCCATTATGTATTCCCCGTTatatgcttattcatgtttcaatatgtgtacttggtgaatttgagtcaattcggatcgagtttggtatgaaatgggacaattagtctctttaaggaagaattagtttgaaAACGTCAACTagacgttgacttgtgagttagagggctcagaaTTGAATtacgatgattcggttagtttcgggggatgatttaaggcctaggagcgcaatcggaattaattttggaggtccggtgaagaaattagctcattttggcgaagttagtattttggcgatttccggttgataggtgaaattttgatccgacggtcggaatggaattccgagaatttctgtagcttcgttatgccattttggatatgtgtgcaaaatttcaagtcattcggacatattttggtcgagttttgatcgaaagcgcgttttggaagttttaaaggaacttagacttgaattcggtgtaattcgataattttggtattagtcgaggtgttttgataattggaacaagtttgaataatattataagatgtattggtatttttggttgaggtcccgaggacctcgggatgatttcggatggctaacgggaacttttcaagttggaaatttcataatagacgaaagttgtaaataagtgcgcacaaggcctcactttgaacgataatatctctcgttatataaggagttgtgtgagctacaacctatcaaattaaatctctttgagtttagtttccaatgcaacaaaccgttcgtcatttggaagtGTATACAGGAAGTTATGACCATTTCACTGGTCAGGTGTCAGAGCGCGCGAAGTCGCGCATTTCGCGCGTCTGAGGCAGAATGCTCAGAAAACGCGCAAACAAACGCGCGAACAACGCGCGAACTACATGACTGAAGGTTTTTAAGTACCCCAAGACCGGCCTAGAGAGTTCCCAACTcatttttggggttaaggcttgcTCTCTCAAGGGGATTTCGTCCCAAACTTCATCCCTATGAtcctaaggtaagatttttggagtattttgagttgattactactcccaaacacttatattaacatggattgatcttaaaaatccttagattttcaagaaattccttcaagaactcaaaggagggttttgcaagatttcttccaaaaggtaatcctacacccttagactcacatatatggatatattatggaaatatgagtatgaatcaagtattacaacttattgtatggtggttggaagccataaattcccaatttaaatacatgaacatggtagggatttaaaggtgtttatttgatggaatttttgttggtttgggtgtgaatggttgatcacacataTGATGTTAGaagataaattgttaaagaataatagagtgatgaattgttggttaacggtgatagttggaggaaccaatgctatagttaagaggtgtaaatatttatgcctacaagatgtttgataatatgcctaaatggaaTAATTTATGGGATCTAGTACTAATATTGGCCATATTGAGTGTTATATGGTAGATTGAAGTTACATAACTGTATGggatcattatagtatcattaaggggcgaatttcagatatgtatggttaaaaccccgtcttttagaaatcgaacttcatcgaggtttgtgtgatttttggcagattcgtcacacgaggaggccaattagagaggcaagggcatagcgagctagaggtgagtaatagatgtaaatgctgttatgagggtttgaaaccccggactttcacatcgtaacgctatattgaggcgtgacacgcactccatggcgagtgcggggtcggatactattggggattgtgacttggtccatcccgtgtgatgtttatactatactggtgattgatacatatacttcattggtattacggggcttgatgccatgtttggggccttgggccgatttgtaaaatccttcgaggattgatattactgcttagcatgatttgcatatcatttaatttcagtccaaggttttaaatgttgttttgcaaactcagccataattctaagtgttgaaaacgtaaatgatattttaaatgtattccgggctgggaacttctattttgtaaatgcccaaggggcttattatattattttctggactgattataaaatgacttgaaacagtgataacaatgacactgtgtgatatacttgaaacagtggtaacaatgacactgtgtgatatacttgaaatagtggtaacaatgacactggatgatatacttgaacagtggtaacaatggcattgtatgatataaattggtgaGGTAACAATGgatgaccggtcaggtaacaatgactgaccaagatattgcgcttgggctgtaggagccccttcggagtctgtacacacccccagtgagcgccgtcgacgataaataaatagggatggctcgggctgcacgccgcagtgggtacgagaatgtaccatcatatgcattgcattgtattcatgtatttgtatctatactgttgtttagctgctcagttccatatgttgctgcatatttggattttagcttactttgtatATTTACTgggttttcttatcttcggactgtatttatttttattactcactgggtcggagtactcacattactccctgcaccatgtgtgcagatacaggcagagctgagttcgctcctgagcgctgattctttccagaccaggcggtgactaggagtaacgaggtagctgttgacgtccgcagccccgttttctcccttatctttgttatttatgataagtccagactttgtaaaatattagtaaactctgtagtagctcatgacttgtgacaccccgatttcgggctgagttgggatggtttttttcctgctaagtaattataaagagatgtactgttttgttgattggctggccttgtcctcacgagaggcgccatcacgaccgggttgggattttgggtcgtgacacaagttTAGGAAGCTCACCTGGGATGATACAATGCGAATTTAAATCCAAATTTTTGATACATTGCAGTACTCTGAGTCTAGTTTCTGTATCCACAAACCACTCATGATTTCAGTATTCCTACACCGAGATATGATTTCTGATAATTCCTGGCAGCAGCTGCCGCTAAAAGAAAAAAACGTTAGTCTACTCTCAGGAGAATTGAGCGACGAAGATTGCGTAATGCCAACTATTGAAGAGTACTACCGCTTTCATCAAAAGTGGAGGACTGCTGCTATAGCAACGATACAAGGAGAAAATGGCAAATTTATAGGAACAAGCAAGGGAAGAAACTAAGGAAATTCTTGATTTTCAAGTTACTGACATATGTAAATAAGGAAATACGATGTCCGGTTTGTACATGGACAAATTTGAAACCAGGAAACAAGGAAAAAAAGGGCAATTAAGGAAACTCCTTCGGCAAGAAAGCAAGGCAATTAAGAAAATTCTTTGGCAAGAAAGTAGGAAAGTTTTCGCCAGTTGTTTTACCAAAATATATGGTTAGTCAAATTAGAAGTTTGCTCAACCCAATTAGGAGATGAAATTCATGCTctttcatattttaaaaaaagatacAAACTGGAGCCACGATCAGATAATTTGAGAATGAGCCATAGCAAAGTAGTACCCttgaaaaagaaggaatgttcGAAAGGAAACTGCTAAAAAAAAGGGGCACATCGGTACTTCAAGCATGTCTTCATGTTTCGGTAAGCCTACACCCCGACAAGCCTTGAAgcgggaaggggggggggggatttgtagacaattaaaattttactaaatttaAATTCATAAGAAATTTGGATTTTATCATAAATTAAATACATACTAGTCAAAGTAAATATTATAAGCTAGTATGATCGGGTCAATTATTTAAATCTAATTTAATTGATTCAAATAAAAAGTCCAATATTTTATTGGGCTAGCCCGTCAATTGGTTTTCTATCAAATGGGTCGGCCCATAAGCCTCAAGCCCAATAATTCACTAGGGTTTTCTTGGAGACTACTCCACCCCACACGTATATAAAGGGGTCAAAGGAGAAGACTAAGAAATAAGCAAGTAAGCACAAGGAAAGACTAAAGAAGCTTTAAAGAATAGCATCAAGGTCTCCATCCATATCTGCAATCGCCGTCTGTGGTCAAAAAAGGCGAACTCAAATAATAGGTGGGCAGCTTCAAATCTTCCGTTCGTGATAACCCAACACCAAATCCTGGTTCGTGACGACCTTCAAATTGTTCGTGACGTACTACAAACCTGAAATCcgtcaagttcaagatcaagctctCAAGCTCTTGAACCATCAACTGTgaggagaagaatcagaggaCTACATCTCTTTAGATTTTAGAGACATTTTAGAGATTGTAATCCATCACTTGAAATCAAATATAATATTTGTCACTATATTTCTtatcttgattattattttttaggagcGAAATCAAAGCCTTACATGATAGAAACATGAGGCTCAAAAATCTAATGCAGAAGTTATTaacattacatttcatgaattttaatCTCATACACCAAAAAAAAGTTATACTTTGGAAATCTTATAATATTGACATTACACATCCATAAATTGGGTTTGAAGAAAAAATCTTAAGCttattgtttaccttggtccagATAAAACTGAAGCCAATTTCGTACTGATAGTGGCTTCCCTCGGTTGGTTGCGTGCCCCAACCTGAGGTACATTTGTGAAATTGTAATCCAAGTTGGATTCCACAGACACCAAACCTTCCAGCGCCTTAACCACCAATGTCATGGAAGGCCTCTTGGTGTAATCTCCCTGTAGACACCATGCAGCAATGCTCATCATTTCTGTCACTTCTTCTCTATGGAGCTGCATGTCCTCGTTGTTTTTGTCAACCATATCCATGAGCTTCTCTTGTTCCGCTTTTCTCCTTAAAACACTAACCAAATGGACATCTTCTTCATCAGCTTGGGACCGATCCAAATTCTTTCTCCCACAGAGGAGTTCCAAGAGCACAATTCCAAAGGCATACACATCAACTTTCTCAGTGATTATGGAACTCAACCATTCAGGGGCAAGATACCCTGGTGTTCCTCTCATTCTAGTTACAACTTTGCTTTTGTCTTTCTCTATTAGTTTTGACAACCCAAAATCAGATATCTTAGCATTGAGATGTTGATCCAGAAGGATATTTTGTGGTTTGATGTCCAAATGAATTATCTTCTGGCTGCAATCCTCGTGTAGATAAGCCAACCCTTTTGCAATATCTGATATTATCCTTTGCCTTGTAAGCCATGTAAACCCATTTTCATGGGAAATCCACCTATCCAATGATCCATTTACCATGTACTCGTAGATTAGAAGCCTGTGGCTTTTCTCGGCACAAAATCCAATGAGTTTTACCAAATTGACATGGTGAATGCCACCAACTATGTTTACCTCTGTTAAGAATGATTCTTTTACTTGACCTACACCATCCAGATGCTTCACAGCTATTTTGGTTCCATTACTCAGCGTTCCTTCATATACAGTGCCAAATCCTCCTTCCCCAAGCTTGCTGCTGAAATCTTTTGTAATTATTTTCAACTCATTATAAGAGAATCGAGTTAGCATTCCAGGTGAGATTGGTTCTAGATCCAGCAAATCCCCAGCCTTGCGGGACTTATGTGTCCTCTTTTTTAACAGAACAAAGCAAGTACTGATGCTTAAAGTTATCACGAACAAAGCTGAAAGAGTAGATCCTATAATCACTTTGAAAGGTTTTGATTTCCTTCGTCCAGGAATGATTGGAGACTGATTCAGCACCTTAAGAAATATTGTCTTGCCTCTTCCTCCTTCATTGTCTATGAGGGAGAAGACTTCATTAAGTAACAAACAGCTCCCTATTCGATTAGAATCCCAATTATTTTCAAAAACAGCTGCTTTGCAAGAACAGTTACTCAGACATGCCCTTTTGCATTCTTCCAACTTTTTCCCCTCAAACCACAATACGCCAGAACTTAGTTCATGACTGAACATAAATGCAAAATATACAGTATCCTTAAGCTCTACGAAACTATGATAACGCGAAGAGTCGCAGTTAACCTCTGTCAGCTGTGAACATCCAAGATCTGGTTTCCTGTCAGAAAAAGGCCTGAAGTAATTTTCCTCTGGCGGACAAGTACATTGCCCGTTATTTGTACAAATGCTATATCTTCCACACACCATTGGGTACCCACAGTTTCCTGCATCTGGCATCAAAATGTCAGATACCTCTTTCCAGTCAATTACGGCCCATTGGTATACCCTTAAATGTCCATCGGGCCCAAGCTTCATGAATTGAGCCGTCGATGTAGCAGGGTATTGTAAAGCAGTAAGGGTTTGACCATCAAAACTGAAGTAAGGACTATCAGAGTAAGTTGAAGTGTAGTAATACTGAGGTGGGTCAGTATCTGTGTAAGTGGCCCAGCTTCCATTGAGAATAGTAAGAGAAAGCAAACCTTGACGCCAATTGGATGCTGAAATGCTTGCTATGAGCTTCTGCCCGCGAACTAAATTCTGCCCTGGAAGCAAAGAATCCGTTGGATGATCAAAAGATTGCCAAATTGCGCGTTTTCTCTTATCAAATAGCACAAGATTTCCCATTTCTGTCAAGTTTAAGCCTGAAACAGATTTGCCAGCAGTATCAGTGGACCAAACAAGAGTGCCATCAGAGTCTGACAAGACCAAATTGCCATCTCGGCCTAGTTGCAAGGTTGCATTGGTTTTCACTGGATGGTTCCTGTTAGCAGACCAAACTAACTGCGGGAAATTGATCATATCGTTCTGCCCGTCGGATCTGTTGTGGAACAAGAGGATACCAACAAAGCATTCTGTGGCATTGTAATTACAGTAGAAGCCACAGAGGAATTGTGGGCCGGCATTTCCTCGCAGAAGTATGGGTGTCAAACCATTGAAGTCGTCGGTGGTGGAATTTATCAGAAGAGACGGCCTGTTGATCCATAAAGAGGAAAGTCCGGCAGTAGAATTTAAACGACTGGAATTTATATTCCATGAAGATTGGGATATAGCAAACTCAAACAAACAGAAAAGGAGATAAATGAAGAGAGGGATAGCAAAATATTGTTTCTGTTTTGCTATCATTGCTACTCCCTCTGTGTTATATTAATGCTTGCTGTTGTgcctttttttaaaaagaatatgACCTTCATATACAGttcaagaatgaaaaagaaaattataCAGAAATCCAAAATGGTATCTGTAATTGTAATTTGCACCATACATTAGTTTGTATTAGCTTGGGTCTCTTTCTCAATCTTTACTCAGTGGAAGGCGCATCACGTTTAATTTCTTCCATTCTGTTGACTTCCAACACCATTTTCAGCAGCCAACTTTGACTATAACAATGATTTCTCattttatttacaaaaaaattGAAAGCGAAAGAAGTGCGTTGACAAACCATTGAAGTTGTAAATCCTCATAATTCCATTAGTTTTGATTTCTCAATTTGCAGCGACAAATAAATTGATATCACTTGTTTCATTAATGTCTGCTGTTATGATCGGGGGTGGAGGTAGAACCCAGTAATTTTTGCTCAAACAGTGTATTTTGTGTttaaaaattcactaaatatgtACACATAGTAAATGTAAAACCTAATCATTAACATTTGAAGTCATCGTTCTAAAATTCAGAATCCATAAGCTAAAATCCTAGTTCCGGATTATGATTTTCTTTCATATAGAGCTTCTCATTGTGTACGGTTGAGGAAAGAGAACTCTATACTAAAATTCCTACATCTTTGTCTCTTTGTCAGTCTTTGCCCAATCAATACAGAGATGGGCCTCATAAAAATTTATTCAATGTgctattattttcaaaattaaactttAATTTGACTTGTACACTCTTTCCAGTAGCTCAGTACTAACTAAGTAT includes these proteins:
- the LOC107780036 gene encoding G-type lectin S-receptor-like serine/threonine-protein kinase SD2-5, which encodes MIAKQKQYFAIPLFIYLLFCLFEFAISQSSWNINSSRLNSTAGLSSLWINRPSLLINSTTDDFNGLTPILLRGNAGPQFLCGFYCNYNATECFVGILLFHNRSDGQNDMINFPQLVWSANRNHPVKTNATLQLGRDGNLVLSDSDGTLVWSTDTAGKSVSGLNLTEMGNLVLFDKRKRAIWQSFDHPTDSLLPGQNLVRGQKLIASISASNWRQGLLSLTILNGSWATYTDTDPPQYYYTSTYSDSPYFSFDGQTLTALQYPATSTAQFMKLGPDGHLRVYQWAVIDWKEVSDILMPDAGNCGYPMVCGRYSICTNNGQCTCPPEENYFRPFSDRKPDLGCSQLTEVNCDSSRYHSFVELKDTVYFAFMFSHELSSGVLWFEGKKLEECKRACLSNCSCKAAVFENNWDSNRIGSCLLLNEVFSLIDNEGGRGKTIFLKVLNQSPIIPGRRKSKPFKVIIGSTLSALFVITLSISTCFVLLKKRTHKSRKAGDLLDLEPISPGMLTRFSYNELKIITKDFSSKLGEGGFGTVYEGTLSNGTKIAVKHLDGVGQVKESFLTEVNIVGGIHHVNLVKLIGFCAEKSHRLLIYEYMVNGSLDRWISHENGFTWLTRQRIISDIAKGLAYLHEDCSQKIIHLDIKPQNILLDQHLNAKISDFGLSKLIEKDKSKVVTRMRGTPGYLAPEWLSSIITEKVDVYAFGIVLLELLCGRKNLDRSQADEEDVHLVSVLRRKAEQEKLMDMVDKNNEDMQLHREEVTEMMSIAAWCLQGDYTKRPSMTLVVKALEGLVSVESNLDYNFTNVPQVGARNQPREATISTKLASVLSGPR